The window TCCCCGCCAGATATGGTGAGGCGTGGCGCCGTCGTCGATCCAATTCGGCAGGTTCCTCTTCCGGCATATCCAGGAGGGTTCATGGGCAAGTTCATCTATCAAGAGTCAGTGAGCGTAGAGATCGAAGACCGTGCGCTCGCACATCTGCAGGTGGTGATCCTCGACAAGCTGCGCCGAGCGGAGTCGTTTGCCTTCAGCTGGCGTGAAGACACCAGCATCGGCGACGGCCGCACGACAGTGTGGGTCAACGCTGCCTCTGCACTCGTCTTCAA is drawn from Microbacterium protaetiae and contains these coding sequences:
- a CDS encoding ATP-dependent DNA ligase encodes the protein MGKFIYQESVSVEIEDRALAHLQVVILDKLRRAESFAFSWREDTSIGDGRTTVWVNAASALVFKYHGSRSPQLDPDWLEALASVANSPSGLRLVPQPGPANGTNA